Below is a genomic region from Pleuronectes platessa chromosome 18, fPlePla1.1, whole genome shotgun sequence.
aacatgCAACGTAAAGGTTTGAAGTGGTGAGTCTTTTCCAATTCAACAAAATGTTTTCCAGCTCAGAGAGAAATTTAAAAGTTTTCCACTAAAAATACAACTAGCGCTGTGTCATATGAATctgattgaaacatttttacagtccATGGTAATAGTTTTATTTGCTGTCTTGCTGAGAGTTAATTGGAGAATACATATTACTCATTACTTTGTGTTGGAGCCAGTTAGCGTAGCCTAGCATTAAGCTTGTAAGCAGGAGGTAGAATAGCTTTGtcagaacatttaaaacattcttCCCAGTAGAAcctcaaataaattattttacatttccatGCAAATGCTTAAATTGGAATTTGATTTATCAATAATAGCATAATGCAACAGATTTATCTAAGATAAATATTTGTGAGCTACACCTTACTCAGGTTTCCTGTCCGCCGAAGGCCAATGATAGCTTAATGATAGCAGATGAAATGCACAGGCTCAAGTTTCATtttcgttttttattttttctggaaATTCAGATAGTATTTGTGCAATATTTGGAAACATGACTATTATGGCCATGCTAGTGGAATATGAcatagaaataaatgaataaatacatatccCCATAGCACTACTAGGGTTATACTTTTACCATTTTTTTCCATCCAGATCTCAGAAagcaaatacatttattatttcccaaaatattcatttaaaagtATCTCATTTAAATATCATGACGAATGCAGAAATAAATATCCATACTTCATATGAATTAAGTATAAACATAGAGGCGACTAAGCCAGCATTATTTTAATACTATCACGGAGGTCTCATCTCATTTGGCAGAAAGCCTCCTTCAGAGTTAACTTATTCCTAAATAGTCTGAATGCAGATATGGCAGATGGGTGCACACTTCACTATCCTGCACACACGCGTACGTTTCCACAAGCTGACAGCTGAATTTGAACTGTCTGAGCGTTCTGCAGGCAGCTCAGCTTGAGCTTCAGGAGGATAGCTGAACGTGCCCGGAAACGTGTCAGGACCTTAATATCATCATATGGCCACATAATCCTAGAGTAAATCTGAAGAACGCCGGGTTCGTCATTCTATTTTTGTCAACcggtttgtttgtctctatttTCCCTGTTGTCAGACTCATGGCTGTGGAAGATGAGCTGAGAGGGGGTGCCATTCCTGATATTAAGCCTCGAATCCTCACAGACCAGGTTTGTGCCTGTGTCTACATCTGTTATCATCTCTATTCGCCAAACCAAGTCTTgtcctgagaaaaaaaacagaaaaaaaacaaacagtttgcATCATTCTTACATCATTACCCAGAGCATTCGCTTAAGCCAgtgcaggagaggagcttgCAGCTGCCATGCACGTCACCCACTTCCCATCTTTTCAAGAAGTCCGTTCATGTCACGTCTGAGCTTTCACCATTTTACTGCACatgtgccgggggggggggggggggggggggggggtcgattgACAGCTGGATTGAGCTTACAGAGGTTGTTATGTTTGTGTGAAGGGATAAGATGTATTCAGCACTTAACTTAAAGGTTATTGTTTTACCACATAATGCATTAATCATTAGAGGAACCTTGTCTGTGAGTCACCGGCAGCATCGCAGTAATTCCTCAGGGCTCAGCCTTATAAATGCACCATGTGGGCTGGATTGTGACGCAGGTGGAAGaggctctttgtgtgtgtgtgtgtgtgtgtgtgtgtgtgcacttgtgttTACTCCAAAATGACTCTGTAGAAACATTTACCGTCCTTGAAATTCGCTGTCACCTTCCTCGCAGCCATCAATATGGAGGGCAAACAGATATAATTGCCTGTTGGAAAATCAGACCGTTTATAGAAGCGTTCCACTGGGTCTGTTGTGAGAGAGTAATTGTTTCTACACCAGACTCAAACAAATACGATGATCCAAAGTCTATAGTTTGGGAGCCGTCCTCTGTGGCTCAAAGTCATGATCAAATTTAAGATAAGAATTAAAATGCTTATCGGTGCTTTAGTTTCAACgacaatgtgtgagaatgaaCAGTTTTCACATCCATAACAATAGTTTTGGGAAATacgtttattttttcctttaccAAGGACTCGTACAACTTTATAACACTCAGGTGACTATAACGCTACAGACAGCAGCTGGTTAGCATTGAATTGCTTAGCACAAGGACTGGAAATGGAGAATTGAGGCAGGGGCTCATGTGCTGGACTATAATTAGCCAGGAGCAGTGACTTCCTGGAGTCTCTGCTGGTTGCCTGGCAATAGATCCCAGCCAAGAAATATCTCCTCTTTCTAAAATCACCTTCAGACAGAGCCAGGCTAGAAGTTTCCTaatgtttccagtctttgtgctaagctaattGGAGGAAGTATCGATACTGCACCTTATGTTCATCCTACATTTATCGCTGTATCGTGATATAATCGTAGTTGCGTATTATATCGTGGGTTACCCTGAGATTCCTGCCACTAGTATCTAATCTCTGTGAAGAAAGGGAATAAACATTtaacccccaaaaaatgtaaactGTTATTTTAAAGCTCCACCATTCATGAGGTTTTAACTGCAACTTGTAATTTCACCTGTTTTCTCTCCCCTCCAGTCTATCAACCACGGCTATGGCGGACATCCAGGATCCTGACTGCCAATTCCAGAGTGACCAGAGTTCTTGATGGTCATTTGAGCGAGAGAAGACTCAGATTCAGATCCTCTACaaagaaatagaaaacaaacacgaagaagaagaagaagaagctctgCAGTGGATCCAGCAGGACGACTGGAGGCTTCATCTCCCGACATTCTTAAAAACAAAACGAAACAAAAAACTTTGCACATATTCAAACTTTGCCTGTACCAGAACTTGACAATCAGTTAAGCGTGAGGACCGACGCGTGCGGTGTATCTTCCGCACACGTTGACTGAAATATAAGCCAACGCCACAATTACGGCAATACTGAACCCTTTGAATTTATTGATTTGATCGGGAGAGGTGAGACTAGATATGGTGAGGAGGAAAATGGAGTTATGATTTGTTTTTCCCTGTTACAAGTGCCACACTCGCTTTTCACCTCAGTGGCTgctgacaaaatgtagaaacgGCTTTAACAAGCACAAAATCTCCTCCTGGTGACGAGGAACCAGCCCGTTGTTGAATCAGAGCCTGACCAGAGACCTGCTGTACATTATTACTATTTGACACTGCTAAAAATCTTTCGTAACATATTCTCACCGCAAAGACGTTTGCACTCAGAGAGGTGGTTGTCATTAATGATTTTTGCATCtttttgcattatttatattCCAGCTACCCTACGTGAatagacacaaaacaactcCTACAATCAACGTATATTATCAATGCTTAAAATACAATCTACATCCCCTTGTTTTCCTGTGGTGGACAGTATAAAACCACAACTACAATCTGTTAAATTTCTGTGCGTTGAAGTATTTCTTAAAgctacacatttttttaatatagaaAAGTCctattttacaaaagaaattGGAAGTCAAAATGCAGTGTtcactttataataataataatagtgatgaaaacaataataatcaatatatACAACATTTCAAACAGTGGAACTCGACAGTGAATGTCATACTACATCCTTTTTCGAGGGAACAAAGAAGCTACGACATTAACGTCctgtcacagctgcagctgaatatcTTTGGGTTTGAGTTTGAGGGTCTCGAAATTGGTGTTTGCCGTTTTCTGATATTTAATTGGATAGACACGCTAATGAGTAAATTACTTGAGAGATAAAAATGGACGGAGTCGGTTTGTTTCTGGTTGAATCTGAGGGATGGTGTTGATCAGGGTTAGGGTCCCTTTCTTGGATCAATCTAAACTAAACCACAAACAACTCGCCTTTAGCTTTCTAAACCTGTCAACCTGTTCAAAGTGATCAAATCCTCTCAGCCGTCCACCTCTGCTTTTTTATCATGTTTACGTCGATTTCTTTCACAGCACCTTGCAACATACTTTTGAAAAGTgcgatatataaatacatttaaatatctaTGATTGTAATCACAACTTGCAACTGGAAACAAATGATATTATAGGGAAGTATAGAATTATTcatatgttgtgtgtttgtttctgaagCATCGATGTGCAACACTTCTGcatgagcttttttttttattttaaacatgaggACGAGTAAATCAGTTTGCAGTCAGATATTCTAATGTACAATAAAAACGGGGCTTTCTTCTCGGAAGgcatctgttttttgtttttttttattacgaCCTGCTGACTCTTCTGTTATTTTTCCAAAGAGGGCAGCATTCAGTCTTTTGCATTATACAACAAGAAAGTTCTGGGAGGATAGGATGAACAAAAAGACGAGAGACGGAGAAAAACGTGTAGTATATGTGCATAGGACTCGACTGCCTTACAGTCCGTGACACTGGGCCCCAAATAACAATGCAGACACAAAGCAACTTGTAAACTTTGTATAttaaatgtccttttttttgtaGTCAGGTGATGAATTAATAAGCAGTGTGTTGGTTTACTCCGTATGTTAGTCAGAATCATTTATATTACAGATTTCATGGTTGATATAATTTATCTTAACCTCTTGcctttaaaaagacattttctTTCAAGGTAAATAAAAACGACACAAGATTATATGTTTATGTTACCAGAAATGTATAAAATAGCTTAATGTATATTTATTCTtatatgtaaaatgtattcaaatcaaGGGTAGGCCTTCAGGCATGTTGGACGTGTGGTAAACACCGACTCTTATATATTATAACTCTTAATGCTGCAATCCAGAAGCTCCGGTGCCCTGATGCGTTCAGGGGACGAGGGTCGGACGAATTCCCAGCACATCTGTCTCACATGAACTAACGGGGACACGTTCTCAAAACATCTTTGCCAATGTTGTGAGAACCCAAACAGCTGTGGTGCTTTCTACAATACTGGATTGCAGTTTTAAGTCATCTTCTTTTCAAATAcgtgtttatttctttatccTGCATTGCAATACAGTATTTTGAAACGTTATAAAGcacttctgttttcattttacaaGAAGCTGCAATCCATAAACTgaggaaaatgattttaaagacataaataatatgttatatatatatatatatatatatatatgttagaACCATATATTATTGAAACTTCTCTGTATTAGCTGCAGTGGTACAGGGTGCTACCTCTGAACTCTTCATACCACAACCTAAGAGGATACTTTATTCCATTTGCCCCTTCCCCACCAAAAaagcttatttatttatgagcGATTCTGAGAAAAATAGTTAATTTTGTTCATAAGTAGATACAAAAGTTTTAGGTTTAATTTTGGTTGCTTGTTGTTAAGACTTTCTATATAAAAACCTTTGCCATCACAGGGCCATTTCTAAAGTTCTGTCCTGTTTACTACTGCATTTAAGTGCCGTTACCGTAACATTCACATGAATCTCCTTTTTATTAATGGGATGAGATTGAGCGTGTTCTAGTAATCTGTCAGACTCTCAGGTGTTAGGAGGAACACAGACACATCTTTTCATACCCTTGATGCCAAAATGCACAAATTATTGACACACAATCTTTGGCGAAGAAGCTGAACACATACGAAATGAGGGTTTTGTGCTCTAAAGGAAACtactctgcttttcttttggtTGGTTCCTGACCCTTATCTCATCATTTGTTGCATTTAAAAGGAACCAAGAGTTTTGTCTGTTGCTCCCACTGAAAAAATGTGATAAAGACTCCACTGTAATAAAACTTGGTGGGAATTATTATTGAAGTTACGATGGAGGAAGTGCTTAATGTTTACAGAGTCGTGACATTTTACAGGATGTATGAACCTTTGTTGACCCGAGGGGAACAGAAGAACTGCCTCTTTGCTGGAGCTAAAGCAGGACCTTATAAATGATATGAGATATCTTGTATATTTTAAGAAAAAGAGGTAATTAACAACAATcaacatatttatgtttataaaaTGGATGTATAGCGTTTTGGAATCTAACAAAGTATTTTTCTTGGCAGCTATTATTCTGCACAATTGATCTACTGTGTTACAAATATATAGTTGGTGGGGTTTCTGACTTGAATTCGGCCTACTGGATGTAATACCTTCATTTacttgacatttcttttgaaataaGCCATGCCCCATGGATAAGCCATACCCTCCAGACCCCTGATGTTATATGGTGGATGTTTAATGTTGGTAGTTTTATTTACAATGGTAGTTATTGTAGGTATGATTGCgcttgtaatgattattattagtgtAACTATACTTGATTgatatgatttgttttgtttgaacaaAGGGAATGTATTCATTTTTCAGGTGATTTCTGAGtgatttcaataaattaataaaccCCTAAATAGAGAACTTTTATTATTGATCCATGGTAAAAGTGTGAGTGGGATCAGTTTCAGACTCAGCTGGTTTTAAACCTGAAGAACACCGCCATCTTGTGGTGTGAAGGGACAACAGACCCAAAATATAGCAATTTCGGGAAATTTTGCGGGATATTTCAAGAAAATTTCCTGGAAAATATTTAGGACAAATTCCTAAAGGTTTCAGGAAATGAATGATAAAAATCCCATGAATCTTCCAAAAATGCATggaatttccccccccccaaacctaACCCTTATCTTTATCGAAATCAAAAACTAtcaaatgtttgaaaatgttcttAAGAATTTCAGGGGGTTTCAAAAAGAATCCCCCAAAATACCAGGAAAATTGCAATAAAAGTTCTTCAGTAGCCACTACTTGTTTGTCACAAAATTCGTTTTCCTTGATTTTTCTGCGTTATTTCTGTAAACACTGATCCACTGAAAGTTTCTACACTAATGATAACACAATAAAGTTGTAGAAAATATAGAttcaaaataactttatttatttctcaaacAAATGACAATATTTATTCACTCTTGACGATCTAAAGCTAAGACAATAACAAACCAGAAGTACAGTGCAGTCGGTCCAAACTGCAGCAGTAAATATGTGCACAGTagttttatacaataataaacCATCTTACACTTATTCGTTATcataagaaagagaaaaagaaaaagcaatagTGAGGTTTCATGCAGATGTTACATTTGCTGTGAattgtagggttagggttaggggttaggggttagcCATGACTCAGCGTCAAATCTTCATGCAACTAATACGGAGATACAGAGAGCGAACTGTAAATCACAGGACCCCACAGAAGCTTGGCTGCATCCTCTCTAGAAGTCTAGGAGTAAAGAATTTGATCGTTCTGGCTTTACATAGCGGACACTGCAGTTGGGAGCATTGACACTGGTGCGTATCCCTGTGTGTGAGATGGAGTGGTCTGGCTGTATGTTTTGAGAGGAATAGCCAGGTGCCCAACCTGTGCCGATCTCTCCTTGGAGTAAATGCAATAGGGCACCTTGGACACAACGGCCAGATTCAACTTGAGGAGCACGTTGTGGAGTGCCAAGCGGTATTCCTTTCTAACCAGGCAGTAGATGACAGGGTTGAAGCAGCTGCTGGTGAAAGCCAAGCAGTTAGCCAGAGGGAAAAAGTATGTTTGAGCCGCGTAGAACGAGAGGCTGATATCGAGGATGTCAAGCTGGATCAGGACGCCCCAAAGCGTGAGGACGTTGTACGGGAACCAGCAGACGCAGAAGGAAAGCACCACCACCGCCACAGACTTTGAAATATCAGCCTTTCGCCGAGAGCTGCTGCCTTTCAGCTTGTGGAGACAGAGGAAGCGCAGCAGAAGCAGGTAGGAGAGGAGTATGATGGCGTAGGGCAGAAGAAAACCAAGCACCATGCGCAGGAGCTGGTTTATTCCGAGCCAGGCGGTGCCAGCTGGGAAACGGAGCAGGCATGCTGTGTCGTTGCCCACGAGTGACAGGTCAGCAAACACAGCTCGGGGCACTGCGGCTATCAGCGCTGCGGCCCAGATAAAGGCCGCGGCCACTGGAGAGGTGCAGGATCGATTGCACAGGGAGGTCCTGGGTCTGAGGGCAGTCGCCACCAAGCAGTAACGGGTCAAACTCATAGCCGTCAGGAAGAAGCAGCTAGCGAAGACGTTCAGTCCGGTGAGCAAGGACACGGCCTTGCACGTGGCCAGGCTGAAAGGCCAGCTGTAGTCCAGAGCAATGTCCACGGCCCAAAACGGCAAggccagggagaagagcaggtgGGCCAGAGCTAGGTTGAACACAAAGAAATTGATGGTGCCGGTGTGGATGGTGTGTGTGGAATACAGCAGGAACATCACCAGCAAGTTGCTCAGCACTCCGGCAGTAGCCACGATGATGTACACGACGGAGATGACGATTCGCAACCAGGGGGGTCCATCCTCAAGAATCTCCAGCTCGTGGTCATCACTTGTGTTTTGGAAATATAGGGGGGAGTTATTACAGAACGGGCCGAGGCTGCAGCCGCTCAGGAGGCTGCGGAAGAACTCAAGTCTCTGGAAGTcgctgtttgacattttgacaaACTGTTGATGGGTCAGTGTCGTTCACTTATTACTCAAGATGTGGATCTCTCGTCCTCCTTCTTTAaggaacaaattaaaaatgtgaaGTTCTGGTTGTCGGTTTATTGGCAGACACTCATCTATCCCTGAGAGGAAAGCGGAAATCATTATTACATAATGGCAGCCACTGTTTATGAGCAAATAAGTAGATTAGTCTTGTCAGATAAACAGATTAGGCTAAAGTGTTAGCCACAGAATTAGCTAATCTAATTCACATCTCAAAGAAACGAACATCTCTGGGAGGAcccaaaaataaacataattcacCTTAAGAAGTGGAAAAGCCTGCGAACAATCTTCACAAATCATATATTTACATAATGTCTATTAAAAAATTTGGAGTTTTACATTCAACAtgaaataatgaatatatctgaAGTTTAAATCAATAGAATCTGGATTAACTTTCATGTAATTTTGTAACTCACACACTTTAcaggagctttaaaaaaaattatcactTGATCTATTTCATCTTTAGATTCGTGGGAGTAATGTCGTCTTTTCAtggtttaaatcaaataaaaagcaaaagCTGTCACCTGCTTGTGTAGTTACATTAATCAAGTAAAATTTGCGAGAACCTGTAAAGTGACTAGATACTTTATATGAACTTTTCTGATTTAAAACAGTGATGAATGAATTACTTGATTAATCCTCATATGCCATCACACTTCATCATGAACAACTACAATGCACCATCACCTGGAAAACAAAGATAGCAATGACTCTTGAAGCTAGATGTACCAGATCCATGGATAAAACATATCGCCTTGTTTTACAATCCAAGCTGCCATTTATTACTAAACTCCAGAAACAGTGGAATAAGTAACTAAACTATTTCatctacattttaaattaacagAGATACATCAGACTGAGGTTTGTTTTGAAACAGGAGCTCACAGAcataaaaaagttaaatctaCTGAAGCTGCTTGGCCTAAAAGCTGTGATTGTCCGTTAAATACACAAATTCTCAGCTACATCTAGATAAAGAGGAACTTACCTTGATATTTACCAAAGGAGGCAGATCTTCAGTATTCAGACAGTCCACCCACCAGCTCTGCTGCATAACACAGAACGACAGTAACGACAATGTGTTTGTCACCCACCCTGTTTTCATG
It encodes:
- the LOC128461978 gene encoding relaxin-3 receptor 1, yielding MSNSDFQRLEFFRSLLSGCSLGPFCNNSPLYFQNTSDDHELEILEDGPPWLRIVISVVYIIVATAGVLSNLLVMFLLYSTHTIHTGTINFFVFNLALAHLLFSLALPFWAVDIALDYSWPFSLATCKAVSLLTGLNVFASCFFLTAMSLTRYCLVATALRPRTSLCNRSCTSPVAAAFIWAAALIAAVPRAVFADLSLVGNDTACLLRFPAGTAWLGINQLLRMVLGFLLPYAIILLSYLLLLRFLCLHKLKGSSSRRKADISKSVAVVVLSFCVCWFPYNVLTLWGVLIQLDILDISLSFYAAQTYFFPLANCLAFTSSCFNPVIYCLVRKEYRLALHNVLLKLNLAVVSKVPYCIYSKERSAQVGHLAIPLKTYSQTTPSHTQGYAPVSMLPTAVSAM